In Tenebrio molitor chromosome 6, icTenMoli1.1, whole genome shotgun sequence, one genomic interval encodes:
- the LOC138133348 gene encoding uncharacterized protein has protein sequence MTPLRQTLLTQNLEESANSTFNMELCNVFLAANIPWHKLQNPAFQNFLTKYCGRKIPDESTLRKNYLPKCYKDTIDRIRNELDPFNIWVSVDETTDALGRYVANCLVGKLSEDEPGKSYLLASKQLERTNHETIARFVNQSLEILWSTRVVAEKFLLFVTDGAPYMIKSGRHLKVFYPKIVHVTCLAHALNLVAEKIRYQYEDVDNLISNVKKIFVKAPLRVEMYKEKLKEMPLPPQPILTRWGTWLQAAMFYSEHFDSIKEVVMSFDGSSAVAIQKAQSIMKKPGIKNQLIYVRSNFKIICESITQLEKNGLPLTDSIKIVENVFTSLKKSPGPVAAVALKKLEDVTEKNPGYKFLLELARIFRGEDVPEHDTKMEEIYYKFAPITSCEVERSFSKYKSILVDNRQCFKVENLEQYLVCNVNT, from the exons atgacaccgcttcggcaaacgttgctgacacagaacttggaggaatcggcaaatagtacattcaatatggaactttgtaacgtctttttagctgccaatataccatggcacaaactacaaaatcctgcgtttcagaattttctgacaaaatattgtggtagaaaaattccggatgagtctactttacggaaaaattatttaccaaaatgctacaaagat actattgaccgcattcggaatgagctggatccttttaacatatgggtttcagttgacgaaacaacagatgcacttgggcgatatgtggcgaattgtctggttgggaaactttcagaagatgaacctggaaaatcttatcttttggcgtctaaacaattagaaagaacaaatcatgagacaatagctagattcgtaaatcaatctttag aaatcttgtggagtaccagagttgttgctgaaaagtttcttttgtttgtaacggatggagcaccatatatgataaaatctggtagacaccttaaggtgttttatccaaaaattgtgcatgtcacatgcttagcgcatgctttaaatctagtggctgaaaaaattcgctatcaatatgaagatgtggataatttaatttcgaacgtgaaaaaaattttcgttaaggcacctttgagagttgaaatgtacaaagaaaaactaaaagaaatgccactgcctccacagccaattttaacacgatggggaacatggcttcaggctgctatgttttacagcgaacactttgattccattaaagaa gttgtcatgtcctttgatggaagttctgctgttgctattcaaaaagcacagtctataatgaagaaacccggaataaaaaaccaattaatttatgttcgcagtaattttaaaataatctgcgaaagtattactcaattggaaaaaaatgggttacctttaaccgattcaatcaaaattgttgaaaacgtatttacctccctaaaaaaatctccaggccctgtagcagcagtagcattaaaaaaacttgaagatgttactgaaaaaaatcctggatacaaatttcttctagaattggcaagaatttttagaggtgaagatgtgccggaacatgacaccaaaatggaagaaatttattacaaatttgcgcccattacctcttgcgaggtagaaagaagtttttcaaaatataagtccattttggtggataaccgacaatgttttaaagtagaaaatttagagcaatatcttgtatgcaatgtaaatacgtaa
- the LOC138133349 gene encoding serine hydrolase-like protein, giving the protein MDYHDLNITVPWGHIAAKSWGNHEDPLVLLFHGATDNAGSFDRLIPLLPPSFCYICIDLPGHGKSSHFPPFLPIYSLSFVMVFKMIAQHFNRKKYIIIGHSYGGQLAYTFSQLYPEYVEKLVTLDIVHFYPEDPTKFKNRVRNKLDSCIALTQNNQANVTMTSSEALQKIQKYRSYGNISSEAAEALLQRGLKSVGDGKYEFSADPRIKMHINPFHDMRNILATTEMFPVTCPVLIILAHQSMTHHLRIKPFFDHLKGCKNISVQEVEGSHDVHNNNPGVVAPHISKFLLKQCGKL; this is encoded by the exons ATGGATTATCACGACTTGAATATTACGGTTCCCTGGGGTCACATTGCAG ctAAATCATGGGGTAACCACGAAGACCCCTTGGTATTGCTTTTCCATGGAGCAACCGACAATGCCGGTTCATTCGACCGATTAATCCCACTTCTTCCACCATCATTCTGTTACATTTGCATTGATCTACCGGGACACGGCAAATCGAGTCattttccaccatttcttCCAATCTACAGTCTAAGTTTTGTGATGGTTTTCAAAATGATAGCGCAACACTTCAACAGAAAGAAGTATATAATAATAGGACACAGTTATGGAGGGCAACTCGCATACACATTCTCCCAACTCTACCCCGAGTACGTCGAGAAGTTAGTCACATTAGACATCGTGCACTTTTACCCAGAAGACccaacaaaattcaaaaatcgtGTTCGAAACAAGCTCGACTCCTGCATCGCACTGACGCAAAATAATCAAGCAAATGTTACAATGACATCTTCAGAAGCTCtgcaaaaaattcagaaatataGAAGTTACGGAAACATTTCATCAGAAGCAGCAGAAGCCTTACTACAAAGAGGTTTAAAATCTGTAGGTGATGGAAAGTATGAATTTTCAGCAGATCCGAGAATAAAAATGCACATCAATCCGTTTCATGATATGAGGAACATTCTGGCCACTACTGAAATGTTTCCCGTTACTTGTCCCGTCTTGATTATTCTGGCACACCAATCGATGACACATCACTTACGGATCAAACCTTTTTTTGACCATCTGAAAGGATGCAAGAATATCTCGGTTCAAGAAGTGGAAGGGTCTCACGATGTTCATAATAATAACCCAGGAGTCGTAGCACCACatatttcgaaatttttgttaaagcaATGTgggaaattgtaa